One genomic segment of Chryseobacterium phocaeense includes these proteins:
- a CDS encoding YraN family protein produces MATHSDFGKIAEDLAAEFLLKNGYTILVRNFRFQKSEIDIIAEKESLIIIVEVKARSTDAFMLPQEAVTKAKIKSIVSAANYFMEEFNKNQEVRFDIISVLPDEKKNLIIEHIINAFEALDAN; encoded by the coding sequence ATGGCGACTCATAGCGATTTCGGGAAAATAGCAGAAGATCTCGCAGCAGAATTCTTACTGAAAAACGGCTATACAATCTTAGTCAGGAATTTCCGATTTCAAAAATCTGAGATCGATATTATTGCAGAGAAGGAGAGCTTGATTATTATTGTAGAGGTAAAAGCCCGGTCTACCGATGCTTTTATGCTGCCACAGGAAGCGGTAACCAAAGCAAAGATTAAATCTATTGTTTCCGCAGCGAATTATTTTATGGAGGAATTTAATAAAAATCAGGAAGTAAGATTTGATATTATTTCGGTTCTTCCCGATGAAAAAAAGAATCTGATTATTGAACATATTATCAATGCTTTTGAAGCCTTAGACGCGAATTAG
- a CDS encoding Rossmann-like and DUF2520 domain-containing protein yields the protein MQIVIIGSGNVAYHMAKAFSLKKIPLMQIFGRNGEELKKISEELNVPYSTEHLEDADLYIICVSDHSVEGVSKIITKKDCLVAHTSGSLPKEILAGEYRKSSFYPLQTFSKSKHLEYEKIPFFIETENESDQKLLFDLASRISENVMESNHEKRKYIHLTAVFACNFVNHLFARAKEISDSQQIPFDYFFPLIDETVKKIYEMEPKAAQTGPAVRNDKRVLELHEQLLKDESLEIYKTMNHSIQKMYEL from the coding sequence ATGCAAATTGTAATTATAGGTTCAGGAAATGTGGCTTACCACATGGCAAAAGCTTTCAGTCTGAAAAAGATTCCGCTGATGCAGATTTTCGGAAGGAACGGTGAAGAATTGAAAAAAATCTCTGAAGAACTGAATGTTCCTTATTCTACGGAGCATCTGGAGGATGCAGATCTGTACATCATCTGTGTAAGTGACCATTCTGTAGAAGGTGTTTCCAAAATAATCACAAAAAAAGACTGCTTGGTTGCCCACACTTCAGGATCTCTTCCCAAAGAAATTCTGGCAGGGGAGTACAGAAAATCAAGTTTTTATCCGTTACAGACATTTTCAAAATCAAAACATCTGGAATACGAGAAAATTCCGTTCTTCATTGAAACCGAAAATGAATCTGATCAGAAACTTCTTTTTGATCTTGCTTCCCGGATTTCAGAAAATGTCATGGAAAGTAATCACGAAAAGAGAAAATACATTCACCTGACTGCTGTTTTTGCCTGTAATTTTGTGAACCATCTTTTTGCAAGAGCCAAAGAAATCTCGGATTCGCAACAAATCCCATTCGATTATTTTTTCCCGCTGATTGATGAAACGGTGAAAAAGATTTACGAAATGGAGCCGAAAGCGGCACAGACCGGACCGGCCGTAAGAAATGACAAAAGGGTCCTGGAATTACATGAGCAGCTTTTAAAAGACGAAAGTCTTGAAATTTATAAGACAATGAATCATTCTATTCAGAAAATGTATGAGCTATAA
- a CDS encoding Maf family protein, which yields MKLLLASQSPRRKELLSSLGFDFEVVRIDCEEILPENIRIEDAAAYLSELKAGAFRELTDDEVLLTADTVVAIDHQILGKPKDEKEAASMLRMLSGKTHQVYTGISIKSVDTLYTETDVADVEFDEITDDEIAYYIQNYKPFDKAGSYGIQEWLGMAKIRKMNGSFYTIMGLPTHLVYKILNKI from the coding sequence ATGAAATTACTTTTAGCCTCCCAGTCGCCGAGAAGAAAAGAGCTTTTATCCAGCTTAGGTTTTGATTTCGAAGTGGTCAGAATAGATTGCGAAGAAATTCTTCCTGAGAATATCAGGATAGAAGATGCCGCTGCTTATCTCTCAGAATTAAAGGCAGGTGCATTCCGGGAATTAACTGATGATGAAGTATTATTAACGGCGGATACTGTAGTTGCCATAGATCATCAGATTCTTGGAAAACCAAAAGATGAAAAAGAAGCCGCATCCATGCTCAGAATGCTTTCGGGGAAAACCCATCAGGTATATACGGGAATCAGCATAAAATCCGTTGATACCCTATACACAGAAACCGATGTGGCGGATGTGGAGTTTGATGAAATTACAGATGATGAAATAGCGTATTATATTCAAAATTACAAGCCTTTTGATAAGGCGGGCAGCTATGGCATCCAGGAATGGCTGGGCATGGCAAAGATCAGGAAGATGAATGGAAGCTTTTATACGATCATGGGACTTCCTACCCATTTGGTTTACAAAATTTTGAACAAAATATAA
- a CDS encoding nuclear transport factor 2 family protein: MKRILLFILIFSFVFWKGQNIEAFQKELKLFENIKLLDQYLQNNDEKIVDLLDRDVSFGHSNGWVQGFDDFKKDFSSKKVIYKDIQQTGLSEIKKYKRTASIRRKIKVLGTYKNQDFEMKLALLEIWIKKDAEWKLWSRQSVEIKP, encoded by the coding sequence GTGAAAAGAATATTACTTTTTATCCTGATTTTTTCATTCGTTTTCTGGAAAGGTCAGAATATTGAAGCTTTTCAGAAAGAGCTGAAGCTGTTTGAGAATATTAAACTACTGGATCAATACCTGCAGAATAATGATGAAAAAATAGTTGACCTTTTGGACAGGGATGTGTCTTTTGGTCATTCCAACGGATGGGTGCAGGGCTTTGATGATTTCAAAAAAGATTTTTCATCAAAAAAAGTAATCTACAAAGATATTCAGCAGACAGGGCTTTCCGAGATCAAGAAATATAAAAGAACAGCAAGTATCAGGAGAAAAATAAAAGTGCTGGGCACCTATAAAAACCAGGATTTTGAAATGAAACTGGCTTTGCTCGAAATCTGGATAAAAAAAGATGCAGAATGGAAATTATGGAGCCGGCAGAGTGTCGAAATAAAGCCCTAA
- a CDS encoding KdsC family phosphatase → MSYKQKLKDIKAFVFDVDGVFTDGSVYLLPGGNMCRVMNVLDGYAVVKALKNNYLIGVITGGNDEMVKHRINYLGIQDYYPKSHDKMADFEEFKKKHNLKNDDILTMGDDLPDIHIMENSAIAACPENAVPEVKGISDYISEKKGGSGAVRDVIEQVMKVQGKWHDDNTQSV, encoded by the coding sequence ATGAGCTATAAACAGAAATTAAAAGATATAAAAGCGTTTGTATTTGATGTAGACGGTGTATTTACGGACGGAAGTGTTTATCTGCTTCCCGGAGGGAATATGTGCAGGGTAATGAACGTCCTGGACGGCTATGCAGTAGTTAAAGCTTTAAAAAACAATTATTTAATCGGTGTGATCACCGGCGGGAACGATGAAATGGTGAAGCACAGGATCAATTATCTCGGAATACAGGACTACTATCCGAAATCACACGACAAAATGGCTGATTTTGAAGAATTTAAAAAGAAGCACAACCTTAAGAATGATGATATTCTGACGATGGGAGACGACCTTCCGGATATCCACATCATGGAAAATTCTGCCATCGCAGCCTGCCCTGAAAATGCCGTTCCTGAAGTAAAAGGCATCTCCGATTATATCTCTGAAAAAAAAGGGGGAAGCGGAGCTGTACGTGACGTGATAGAGCAGGTAATGAAGGTTCAGGGAAAGTGGCATGATGATAATACCCAATCCGTATAA
- the tsaB gene encoding tRNA (adenosine(37)-N6)-threonylcarbamoyltransferase complex dimerization subunit type 1 TsaB produces MKILYLETSSKNCSVAVSDGEKLLCLCEEVSDNYKQSESLHTYVEWALEGAGLTMKDIEAVSLGKGPGSYTGLRIGAASAKGFCYGLKVPLTAVNSLESMIEPFLGMNYDFIVPLIDARRMEVYTAVYDGQTGEEQSETEAKILDETSFEEFKDKKVIFVGDGARKAKDILNLPDADFRDDIYPSAQHLIKKTLEKINREEFEDIAYFEPFYLKDFHGVKKKKSEE; encoded by the coding sequence ATGAAAATATTATATCTTGAAACTTCCTCCAAAAACTGTTCAGTAGCGGTATCAGACGGCGAAAAACTCCTATGCCTGTGTGAAGAGGTTTCTGACAATTATAAACAGTCCGAAAGTCTTCATACTTATGTAGAATGGGCATTGGAAGGAGCAGGTCTTACGATGAAAGATATTGAGGCTGTTTCTTTGGGCAAGGGTCCCGGATCTTATACGGGATTGAGAATTGGTGCTGCATCAGCAAAAGGTTTCTGTTATGGCCTTAAAGTGCCGCTCACTGCTGTTAATTCTCTGGAAAGCATGATAGAGCCTTTTTTAGGCATGAACTATGATTTTATAGTGCCGCTGATCGATGCAAGGAGAATGGAGGTTTATACAGCCGTTTATGACGGTCAAACGGGAGAAGAGCAATCTGAAACCGAAGCTAAAATTTTAGATGAAACTTCTTTTGAAGAATTTAAAGATAAAAAAGTAATTTTTGTGGGAGACGGCGCCAGGAAGGCAAAAGACATCCTGAATCTTCCGGATGCAGATTTCAGGGATGACATCTACCCTTCCGCCCAGCATCTCATTAAAAAGACCCTTGAAAAGATCAACAGGGAAGAATTCGAAGACATTGCGTATTTTGAGCCATTCTATCTCAAGGATTTCCACGGGGTAAAGAAAAAGAAAAGCGAAGAATAG
- a CDS encoding S66 peptidase family protein: protein MKKIIFPKALKKGAKIAVISPAGAVDAPQLEKGIEMIRNRGFEPVLGEHLYTRYANGYNYAGTEEERLQDINWALNDNEISAVWASRGGYGCQHLVQHLKLKNFTQNPKWYIGYSDNTVIQSYLLKKGFASIHGQTIKTSSFGVTDESYDLIFDVLKGKSPKYALKSHELNKKGNIEGELVGGNLALIYALLGTPFSFDFKDKILFIEDIGENFYALDRMIMSLELAGVFKKIKGLIIGGMTNMGDEKDNKSFEESFDEFAYKLISDRVSKYRFPTVFGFPNGHIKDNRPLIIGGTVKVQVKDKVKIEF from the coding sequence ATGAAAAAAATAATCTTTCCGAAAGCCCTTAAAAAAGGAGCCAAAATAGCCGTTATTTCCCCTGCCGGAGCTGTAGATGCTCCTCAATTGGAAAAGGGAATAGAAATGATTAGAAACAGAGGTTTTGAGCCTGTACTAGGTGAACACCTCTATACCAGATACGCAAACGGATATAATTACGCCGGAACAGAAGAAGAGAGATTGCAGGATATCAACTGGGCTCTGAATGATAACGAAATTTCAGCAGTCTGGGCTTCAAGAGGAGGCTACGGTTGTCAGCATCTTGTTCAGCATTTAAAACTGAAAAACTTTACACAAAATCCGAAATGGTATATCGGCTACTCAGATAATACCGTTATTCAAAGCTATTTACTGAAGAAAGGTTTCGCATCTATTCACGGCCAAACTATTAAAACATCCAGTTTCGGTGTGACCGATGAAAGCTATGATCTGATTTTTGATGTTTTAAAAGGAAAATCTCCAAAATATGCTTTAAAATCCCATGAATTGAATAAAAAAGGGAATATAGAAGGCGAATTGGTTGGCGGTAATTTAGCGCTGATCTATGCCCTTCTGGGAACCCCGTTCTCGTTTGATTTCAAGGATAAAATCTTATTTATTGAAGATATAGGAGAAAATTTCTATGCCTTAGACCGGATGATTATGAGCCTGGAATTAGCCGGTGTTTTCAAAAAAATAAAAGGATTGATTATCGGGGGAATGACCAATATGGGTGATGAAAAAGACAATAAAAGTTTCGAAGAAAGCTTCGATGAATTTGCTTATAAGCTTATTTCAGACCGTGTTTCCAAATACCGGTTTCCCACTGTTTTCGGATTCCCGAATGGCCATATTAAGGACAACAGACCTTTGATCATCGGCGGAACAGTGAAAGTACAGGTTAAGGATAAGGTTAAGATCGAATTTTAA
- a CDS encoding SDR family NAD(P)-dependent oxidoreductase — MKTILITGATSGIGKSTAELLARQGNRVIICGRRNEVLEALKSELSQYTEIFSLIFDVRNLEEVENAINSLPDGWKDIDVLINNAGNAHGLDPLSSGKTDDWDSMIDGNVKGLLYVSKMIIPIMKDRQGGHIVNISSVAARQTYANGTVYCATKKAVDVISDGMRLELTEFGIKVTNIQPGAVETDFSLVRFKGDSERAATVYAGYEALRAEDIADAIAYCINAPKHVMVSDMTIYPSAQSEPRTIYRK; from the coding sequence ATGAAAACAATACTCATCACCGGAGCCACCTCCGGAATAGGAAAATCTACGGCAGAGCTTCTGGCCAGGCAGGGAAACAGAGTGATCATCTGTGGGAGAAGGAATGAAGTTCTGGAAGCCCTTAAATCTGAATTATCTCAATATACCGAAATATTTAGTTTAATATTTGATGTGAGAAATTTAGAAGAGGTGGAAAACGCGATCAATTCCCTTCCGGACGGATGGAAGGACATTGATGTTTTAATCAATAATGCCGGAAATGCTCACGGGTTGGATCCCCTTTCTTCCGGAAAGACAGATGATTGGGATTCTATGATTGACGGAAATGTGAAGGGACTGCTTTATGTTTCCAAGATGATTATTCCTATCATGAAAGACCGGCAAGGCGGACATATTGTAAATATTAGTTCGGTGGCTGCAAGGCAGACCTATGCGAACGGAACGGTATATTGTGCGACTAAAAAAGCAGTTGATGTTATTTCAGACGGAATGCGCCTGGAACTTACAGAATTTGGAATCAAAGTGACCAATATCCAGCCTGGTGCGGTGGAAACTGATTTCTCACTTGTAAGATTCAAAGGAGACAGTGAAAGAGCCGCTACGGTATATGCCGGATATGAAGCTTTAAGGGCCGAAGATATCGCAGATGCCATCGCCTATTGCATCAATGCTCCAAAACATGTGATGGTTTCAGATATGACCATTTATCCGAGTGCACAGAGCGAACCGCGAACGATTTACAGGAAATAA
- a CDS encoding RNA polymerase sigma factor, whose product MKIKDAEIISLMQNPRTQEKGVRALMDAYQSRLYWHIRRIIVDGDLAQDTLQETFIKAYQNFHQFKNDSQLYTWLYRIATNEALQQVNKMKKMQKTDEDPEYYMQNLVADNTDGDAEEIQLLLQNAIQSLPEKQKLVFMMRYYDDLPYEEISKIVDMSVGTLKTNYHYAKQKIEEFIKENYER is encoded by the coding sequence ATGAAGATTAAGGACGCGGAAATTATTTCGTTGATGCAGAATCCACGGACCCAGGAGAAAGGTGTCCGTGCCTTGATGGATGCTTATCAAAGCAGATTGTACTGGCATATCAGAAGGATTATTGTGGATGGAGACCTTGCTCAGGACACGCTGCAGGAGACTTTTATTAAGGCCTATCAGAATTTTCACCAGTTCAAAAATGACAGCCAGCTGTACACCTGGTTGTACAGGATCGCTACCAACGAAGCATTACAGCAAGTCAATAAGATGAAGAAAATGCAGAAAACGGATGAAGATCCTGAATATTATATGCAGAACCTGGTGGCTGACAATACAGACGGAGATGCGGAAGAAATACAGCTGCTGCTCCAGAACGCTATACAAAGCCTGCCTGAAAAGCAGAAACTGGTATTTATGATGAGGTATTATGATGATCTGCCCTACGAAGAAATATCTAAAATTGTAGATATGTCCGTAGGGACTTTAAAGACCAATTATCATTATGCCAAACAAAAAATAGAAGAATTTATTAAAGAAAATTACGAGAGATAA
- the porW gene encoding type IX secretion system periplasmic lipoprotein PorW/SprE, with the protein MKKNILFLLIMCIVASCATKVKKPEQRSKFLKGFNTYYNTLFNAKDALNSEFTSRDKGHKDNFYAPYIPILTYEDQPLGSDLGQSAAFAENSMKMSEVNKPSQRGVPEMPPGMPNAQGANNSGTPDDLQNAGATTLEIAEAKALKAINKYSVIRNGEEKNKKIFDAYMILVQSRIYQNKAVQALDALNYVFTHMKEDKRLPLARIYQGVAYAKINDFHKANEAFAKLKGEDINKTYSKLLSIYYSEALLDAGKLEEAGAELDRAFELNSNRKLKSRIAYLKGQVSENLGQNDKARESFTQAYKYANDFEFEVKSQIAIAKTFNGKGDYNGAKNYLEGISKKGTYTSRKNEFYYALGLMANKAGKKDEAQQFFRKSLFEKVSDPQVRGLTYYEIGKSYLEKNDYIGAGTYYDSALTVMTYEPSKILLKDQSEYIKKISRNYYLIKKNDSILALAKMTDAQKTDFFSKYIAKLKAKEEKEEQERIRAERSKGFDTGDYNANSIFANNTNSFEDFGVTTKGFYFSNTGTVSKGSSSFKQVWGDRALADNWRYSKKMASIEDMKNEALGVTSAPNPRRFEPTFYIEQIPTDQAKLGQLKKDRDTASLGLGVMYQNYFTNTPLATKTLYDLVDVKPEEKVMLQALYEIFAMNYQKNPQAAERAKQILLTDYPYTSYAEFARNPKNVSFVKSSVDVENEYKKAYALYESEKFGESRDVIDQTIQKFPKDALVPKFHLLNAFNTGKTSGKEVMILQLEQIALNYSKTPEGIKAKEMLNYLKSELSFQATDNKGNALPQQPGTPVQPGQNQNTGIPQNPPANDKSGQLQQFIQDAQPDKKSDTKQQRLKKPKERIPDAPPGN; encoded by the coding sequence ATGAAAAAGAATATTTTATTCCTTTTAATCATGTGTATTGTTGCTTCCTGTGCTACCAAAGTAAAGAAGCCGGAGCAGCGATCCAAATTTCTGAAAGGATTTAACACCTATTATAATACCCTTTTTAATGCAAAAGATGCGTTAAACAGTGAGTTTACAAGCAGAGACAAGGGGCATAAGGACAATTTTTACGCACCATATATCCCTATTCTCACCTATGAAGATCAGCCTTTGGGAAGTGACCTGGGACAATCTGCTGCATTCGCTGAGAACTCCATGAAAATGTCGGAAGTGAACAAACCTTCTCAAAGAGGTGTTCCTGAAATGCCACCCGGGATGCCTAACGCTCAGGGGGCTAACAATAGCGGTACACCAGACGATCTTCAAAACGCAGGAGCTACCACTCTGGAAATTGCCGAAGCAAAAGCTCTGAAAGCGATCAACAAATACTCTGTTATCAGAAACGGGGAAGAAAAAAATAAGAAAATTTTTGATGCCTACATGATCCTCGTACAGTCAAGGATTTACCAGAATAAAGCGGTACAGGCCCTGGATGCATTGAATTACGTTTTTACCCATATGAAGGAAGATAAAAGGCTTCCATTGGCAAGAATTTATCAGGGGGTAGCGTATGCGAAGATCAATGATTTTCACAAAGCCAATGAAGCTTTTGCGAAACTGAAAGGGGAGGACATCAATAAAACCTATTCAAAACTCCTGAGTATTTATTATTCTGAAGCTCTTCTGGATGCAGGAAAACTGGAGGAAGCCGGAGCTGAACTGGACCGGGCATTTGAACTGAACTCCAACAGAAAGCTGAAAAGCAGGATTGCTTATCTAAAAGGTCAGGTTTCCGAAAATCTTGGACAGAATGACAAGGCCCGCGAAAGCTTTACACAGGCTTACAAATACGCCAACGACTTTGAATTTGAAGTGAAATCCCAAATTGCCATTGCCAAAACATTCAACGGAAAAGGGGATTACAACGGGGCTAAAAATTATCTGGAAGGAATCAGTAAAAAAGGAACTTACACTTCCCGTAAAAATGAATTCTACTATGCTTTGGGACTCATGGCCAATAAAGCCGGTAAAAAGGATGAAGCCCAGCAGTTTTTCAGAAAATCCCTTTTTGAAAAGGTATCTGATCCGCAGGTAAGAGGGCTTACGTATTACGAGATAGGAAAGAGCTACCTGGAAAAGAATGATTATATTGGTGCAGGAACCTATTATGACTCCGCTCTTACGGTGATGACTTATGAGCCTTCCAAGATTCTTTTAAAGGACCAGTCTGAATACATTAAAAAGATTTCCAGAAACTACTATCTGATCAAAAAGAATGACAGTATTCTTGCTTTGGCAAAAATGACTGATGCTCAGAAAACTGACTTTTTTTCAAAATATATCGCGAAATTAAAAGCCAAGGAAGAAAAAGAAGAGCAGGAGAGGATCCGTGCAGAAAGAAGCAAAGGCTTTGATACCGGAGATTATAACGCGAATTCAATTTTCGCCAATAATACCAATTCTTTTGAAGATTTTGGAGTGACTACCAAAGGCTTTTATTTCAGCAATACCGGAACAGTCAGTAAAGGATCCTCTTCCTTTAAGCAGGTGTGGGGTGACAGAGCACTGGCCGACAACTGGAGGTATTCCAAAAAAATGGCCTCTATTGAAGATATGAAAAATGAGGCACTGGGCGTAACTTCAGCACCGAACCCAAGACGTTTTGAACCTACGTTTTATATTGAGCAGATCCCTACAGATCAGGCAAAACTGGGACAGTTGAAGAAAGACCGTGATACTGCTTCTTTAGGTCTAGGTGTGATGTACCAGAATTACTTTACCAATACTCCTTTGGCAACAAAAACCCTGTACGACCTGGTGGATGTGAAGCCTGAGGAAAAAGTAATGCTTCAGGCGCTGTATGAAATATTTGCTATGAATTATCAAAAGAATCCACAGGCTGCAGAAAGAGCAAAACAGATTCTTCTGACCGATTATCCTTATACTTCCTATGCAGAATTTGCAAGGAATCCTAAGAACGTTTCATTCGTGAAATCCTCTGTAGATGTAGAAAATGAATACAAAAAAGCATATGCCCTGTATGAATCTGAGAAATTTGGAGAGAGCAGGGATGTTATAGACCAGACGATCCAGAAGTTTCCCAAAGATGCCCTGGTTCCGAAGTTCCATCTGCTGAATGCTTTCAACACCGGAAAAACAAGCGGAAAAGAAGTGATGATTCTTCAGCTGGAGCAGATTGCGTTGAATTATTCCAAAACTCCTGAAGGGATCAAGGCCAAAGAAATGCTGAACTATCTGAAAAGCGAGTTGTCCTTCCAGGCCACGGACAATAAAGGAAATGCACTTCCACAACAGCCCGGAACACCGGTACAGCCCGGTCAGAACCAAAATACTGGCATTCCTCAGAACCCTCCCGCAAACGATAAGAGCGGTCAGTTGCAGCAGTTTATACAAGATGCCCAACCTGACAAAAAATCTGATACCAAGCAGCAGAGGCTGAAAAAACCGAAGGAAAGAATTCCTGATGCACCTCCAGGCAACTAA
- a CDS encoding LysE family translocator, whose translation MFELVLSAIVLGFMLSLVFIGPIFFLLIETSFSRGPRHALALDLGVITADLLCIVAAYYASADIVTLIDKHPGFYRITSILIFVYGIVMMVTRTKMHMPGEERIIGQNYIKTFFNGFFFNLLNVGVILFWLVTVISVRNQYPDTSSFLLYIGIVIATYLCIDLAKIFLAKQFHDKLTQKLANQIRRVVGGILIVFSFFIFLQSYKKFNQFDRRLEEAEKKEIKYQKTE comes from the coding sequence ATGTTTGAACTTGTACTTTCTGCCATTGTTTTAGGGTTTATGCTGAGCCTGGTTTTTATAGGACCTATTTTTTTCCTTTTAATTGAAACCAGCTTCTCACGCGGCCCGAGACATGCTCTGGCACTGGACCTCGGAGTGATTACAGCAGATTTATTATGCATTGTTGCAGCTTATTATGCAAGTGCAGATATTGTAACGTTAATAGATAAACATCCCGGCTTTTACAGGATCACCTCTATTCTTATTTTTGTGTACGGGATCGTCATGATGGTTACCAGGACCAAAATGCATATGCCTGGTGAAGAAAGAATCATTGGCCAAAACTATATCAAAACGTTTTTTAATGGTTTTTTCTTCAATCTTCTCAATGTAGGCGTGATTCTTTTCTGGCTCGTAACGGTAATCTCTGTACGGAACCAGTATCCTGATACCAGCAGTTTTCTCCTCTACATAGGTATTGTAATCGCTACGTATCTGTGTATTGATCTTGCCAAAATTTTCCTTGCAAAACAATTTCACGATAAACTTACCCAGAAACTCGCCAACCAGATCAGAAGGGTCGTAGGCGGGATTCTTATTGTTTTCAGTTTCTTTATTTTCCTGCAGAGCTATAAGAAATTTAACCAGTTCGACAGGCGTCTGGAAGAAGCTGAGAAAAAAGAAATCAAGTATCAGAAAACAGAATGA